From Brevibacillus marinus, a single genomic window includes:
- a CDS encoding iron-containing alcohol dehydrogenase: protein MTHVQQVLMPGKIFYGRDSFAEVGRQARALGQKALIVSDPLMEKMGHVARCIEHLEREALSCAAYCGVDREPTDIHLEEALAVCREEQCDVIVALGGGSCIDTAKAVAVMMTNPGRLHDYVGNKQTFPNHPLPLIAIPTTAGTGSEVTKVTVITDTANEIKMMLAHPQLLPAVAIVDAQLTVSCPPAVTAATGVDALCHAIEAYISRKAQPLTDILALAAIELIVQYLPRAYVQGDDLEAREKMSLAALLAGAAFSNASVTLVHGMSRPVGALFHVPHGVSNAMLLPAVLEYTRPEAVNRFAKIGRIMHPESEDLSEERLADLTIASIKRLCRDLQIPNMRQYGIDEEQFAQAVEKMARDALASGSPGNNPRVPSHAEIVRLYRVCYDYDFQADLSREAI, encoded by the coding sequence ATGACGCATGTTCAGCAGGTGCTGATGCCCGGCAAGATTTTCTACGGGCGAGATTCCTTCGCCGAGGTTGGCAGACAGGCGCGGGCGCTCGGGCAGAAAGCGCTGATCGTCAGCGATCCGCTGATGGAAAAAATGGGCCATGTCGCAAGATGCATCGAGCATCTGGAGCGGGAGGCGCTTTCCTGCGCCGCTTACTGCGGCGTGGATCGGGAGCCGACTGACATCCATCTGGAGGAAGCGCTGGCCGTTTGTCGGGAGGAGCAGTGCGACGTGATCGTCGCGCTGGGAGGCGGGAGTTGTATCGACACAGCCAAGGCGGTTGCGGTGATGATGACCAATCCCGGGCGGCTGCACGATTACGTCGGAAACAAACAAACGTTCCCCAACCACCCGCTCCCGCTGATCGCCATCCCCACCACCGCGGGCACCGGCTCCGAGGTGACAAAAGTGACGGTGATCACCGATACGGCCAACGAGATCAAGATGATGCTCGCCCATCCGCAGCTGCTTCCTGCGGTGGCCATCGTCGACGCGCAGCTGACCGTCTCCTGCCCGCCGGCGGTAACGGCGGCGACGGGCGTGGACGCGCTGTGCCACGCGATCGAGGCGTACATCTCCCGCAAGGCCCAGCCGCTTACGGACATCCTGGCGCTGGCGGCCATTGAGCTGATCGTCCAATACCTGCCGCGGGCGTATGTCCAAGGGGACGACCTGGAAGCGCGGGAGAAGATGTCGCTTGCTGCGCTGTTGGCGGGGGCGGCGTTCTCGAATGCCTCGGTCACGCTCGTGCACGGGATGTCGCGGCCGGTGGGGGCGCTGTTTCACGTCCCGCACGGGGTGTCCAATGCGATGCTGCTTCCCGCCGTCCTGGAATACACGCGCCCGGAAGCGGTCAACCGATTCGCAAAGATCGGGCGGATCATGCACCCCGAGAGCGAAGACCTCTCCGAAGAACGGCTGGCCGACCTGACGATCGCGTCGATCAAGCGGCTTTGCCGGGACTTGCAGATTCCGAACATGCGGCAATACGGAATAGACGAGGAGCAATTTGCGCAGGCGGTGGAGAAAATGGCGCGGGATGCGCTGGCCAGCGGCAGCCCGGGCAACAATCCGCGGGTGCCGTCCCATGCGGAGATCGTCCGGCTGTATCGCGTTTGTTACGACTACGACTTCCAAGCCGACCTGTCCCGCGAAGCGATCTAA
- a CDS encoding protein-glutamine gamma-glutamyltransferase, whose product MIQIAGRTTDAAAIASQQQWSAAQREAIRKMADSGEVFAYPDTTALQFELTLRHYIVEAAKALQASGVSFASYERSRCNEQYWQRTAAGGFRIRPEVTPAEAIRDIFRNGRLYAFECATAVVIVYYRAVLAAITLADFNRLFAGILLYDWEYDRDLGLTNRTGTVMLPGDVVYFKNPDVNPNTPEWQGENAVVLGGGRFYGHGIGITSGEQIIRVLNRMRKPGASQSAYLTDSVVRPNFAYLQRFSRGRLPLDAVAERLAGADRLTAWIGGRYYEA is encoded by the coding sequence ATGATTCAGATTGCCGGACGTACGACGGATGCCGCAGCCATCGCGAGCCAACAGCAGTGGTCAGCTGCCCAGCGCGAGGCGATCCGCAAGATGGCGGACAGCGGAGAAGTGTTCGCCTACCCCGACACAACCGCGCTGCAGTTTGAGCTGACCCTGCGCCACTACATCGTCGAGGCGGCGAAAGCGCTGCAGGCAAGCGGCGTCTCCTTTGCCAGCTACGAACGGTCGCGCTGCAATGAACAGTACTGGCAGCGGACCGCTGCGGGCGGTTTTCGCATCCGTCCGGAGGTCACTCCCGCAGAGGCCATTCGCGATATTTTCCGCAACGGCCGCCTGTACGCCTTTGAATGCGCCACCGCCGTGGTCATCGTCTACTATCGGGCGGTGTTGGCCGCGATCACGCTTGCCGACTTCAATCGCCTGTTCGCCGGCATCCTGCTCTACGATTGGGAATACGACAGGGACCTGGGCTTGACCAATCGCACCGGAACCGTCATGCTGCCGGGCGATGTGGTCTACTTCAAAAATCCCGACGTCAATCCAAACACGCCGGAATGGCAGGGCGAAAACGCGGTTGTGCTGGGCGGCGGCCGCTTCTACGGACACGGCATCGGCATCACGAGCGGCGAACAGATCATCCGGGTGCTCAACCGCATGCGCAAGCCGGGTGCCAGCCAATCAGCCTATCTGACGGACAGCGTGGTCCGCCCCAATTTTGCCTATCTGCAGCGATTCAGCCGCGGCCGCTTGCCGCTTGACGCCGTCGCGGAACGGCTGGCCGGAGCGGACCGGCTGACGGCGTGGATCGGCGGCAGATATTACGAAGCGTGA
- a CDS encoding AAA family ATPase, with protein MINYRIKRIYIENFKLIDKLSRNLNWNGYDLIILDGPNGFGKTTIFDAIELTLTGKISRIRNDDQRKKYDDDLLRKRSDCDCIIKIEFENSEGHAFTLMKRGKTTNDQKYKPDDFSHYETFLLPRFNTDESEWEKIDQKRIDDLFGTKDLERYYKLFYYIQQEEKTSFLKFSPKDRIKVISELFDTKHEEQEKEILSELRTLLRNQITKINQDINKFKEQQVNLLSDIETFGEGQSDNPVFEPLLPHLKTPKPWDVERPIITNRTARDAMIEEVNLIADFVEHFEEFQKAFHNDQVEKVARHYQLLADTIVTGFHLDSFLEIKQLHEKEQRLRGVLENLNRSKILRNLKNIQFDELMSDIGYELNTEEIKAVVDRIVVEQRTAGELGKLVQELNSARNQLVEKYTQLTKEEIDIVSGHCPLCGYDWTSLDTLLKEIENKRLTFTAYYDSATHRIEELLDGLYKTHLQTLITWITEYLETPKNTVDTAFFNKLNSVNMEMVRGLIQWCSEQGLDILRYLHKERSIPENLEKHTEALAKDIRKMKLPVMDGYQEGTEIYQTFASLYRECFGNSKEHVQSLTKEKIQNKIKYLDYIYFTKQMDELNRVEQSLREAKNRHDNLSQREELLRTIISEYDTAIKQHWNRIMKDIEIPFYIYSGKIIQYHQKGLGIFIKESETGEAKSIQFVSNHLSGHDVINYFSTGQLSALIISFTLTLNKVYGSDCFGVILIDDPVQTMDEINMASLTELLRNEFSNKQIVLSTHEDDVSRYIRYKFQKYGKSTLQFNVKKDLHALMVNE; from the coding sequence ATGATTAATTACAGGATCAAGAGGATATATATTGAAAATTTCAAACTAATTGATAAACTTTCCCGTAATCTTAATTGGAATGGATACGATCTTATTATCCTTGATGGGCCGAATGGGTTTGGTAAAACAACTATTTTTGATGCTATCGAATTAACACTCACAGGTAAGATATCTCGTATCCGGAATGATGACCAACGAAAAAAATATGACGACGATCTTCTACGGAAAAGATCCGACTGTGATTGCATTATCAAAATTGAATTTGAGAACAGTGAAGGGCATGCATTTACCTTGATGAAACGAGGTAAAACGACTAATGATCAAAAATATAAACCGGATGATTTCTCTCATTATGAAACATTTTTGTTACCACGATTTAACACGGATGAATCTGAGTGGGAAAAAATCGATCAAAAGCGCATTGATGATTTGTTTGGCACCAAAGATTTGGAAAGGTATTACAAACTTTTCTATTACATTCAACAAGAGGAGAAAACAAGTTTTCTGAAATTCAGTCCAAAAGATCGAATAAAAGTAATAAGTGAATTGTTCGATACAAAACATGAAGAGCAAGAAAAGGAAATCTTATCCGAACTTAGGACATTGCTACGAAATCAAATAACTAAAATAAATCAAGATATAAATAAATTCAAAGAACAACAGGTGAATTTGTTATCAGACATCGAAACATTTGGGGAGGGGCAATCCGACAACCCGGTTTTCGAACCTTTGCTTCCTCATCTTAAAACTCCGAAGCCGTGGGATGTTGAAAGACCTATTATTACCAATCGGACAGCACGAGACGCAATGATCGAAGAAGTAAATCTGATCGCCGATTTTGTCGAACATTTCGAGGAGTTTCAAAAGGCTTTTCATAATGATCAAGTTGAAAAGGTCGCCAGACACTATCAATTGTTAGCGGATACTATCGTAACAGGATTTCATCTAGACAGTTTTCTGGAAATTAAGCAATTACACGAAAAAGAACAAAGGTTGCGAGGGGTACTGGAGAATTTAAACCGATCGAAAATTTTACGCAATCTGAAGAACATCCAGTTCGATGAGTTGATGAGTGATATTGGATATGAGTTGAACACTGAGGAAATTAAAGCCGTTGTAGACCGCATAGTGGTTGAGCAGCGCACCGCTGGTGAGCTAGGTAAGCTGGTACAGGAACTGAACTCTGCACGCAACCAACTTGTTGAGAAATACACCCAACTTACTAAAGAAGAGATCGACATTGTGAGTGGACATTGTCCATTGTGCGGCTACGATTGGACAAGCTTAGATACGCTGCTAAAAGAAATTGAAAACAAACGACTAACATTTACTGCTTATTACGACTCCGCCACCCACCGAATCGAAGAGTTGCTTGATGGTCTTTACAAAACTCACTTGCAGACTTTAATAACATGGATAACAGAATATCTAGAAACACCGAAAAACACCGTGGATACCGCCTTTTTCAACAAGTTGAACTCGGTGAATATGGAAATGGTTCGAGGATTGATTCAATGGTGCAGTGAACAAGGACTTGACATTCTGAGATATTTGCACAAAGAACGCAGTATTCCCGAGAATTTGGAGAAGCATACAGAAGCGTTAGCAAAAGATATTCGAAAAATGAAACTTCCTGTCATGGACGGCTACCAAGAGGGTACCGAGATATACCAAACCTTCGCCTCATTATATAGGGAGTGCTTTGGAAATTCGAAAGAACACGTGCAAAGCTTAACCAAGGAGAAAATCCAAAATAAAATTAAATACCTTGATTACATATACTTTACTAAGCAGATGGATGAGCTAAACCGCGTTGAACAATCTTTGCGAGAAGCAAAGAATAGACACGATAATCTTAGTCAGAGAGAAGAACTACTTCGAACTATTATAAGTGAATATGATACTGCCATTAAGCAGCACTGGAATCGTATTATGAAGGATATTGAAATCCCTTTCTATATTTATAGTGGAAAAATCATTCAATATCACCAGAAAGGACTCGGTATTTTTATAAAGGAGAGTGAAACGGGAGAAGCAAAAAGCATCCAATTTGTCTCGAATCATTTAAGCGGTCATGATGTCATCAACTATTTCAGTACTGGTCAGTTGTCTGCCCTTATTATCTCGTTTACACTAACCCTTAACAAGGTGTACGGGAGTGACTGCTTTGGAGTTATCCTGATAGACGACCCTGTACAGACGATGGATGAAATCAATATGGCGTCTCTAACCGAGTTGCTTCGCAACGAATTTAGCAATAAGCAAATTGTGTTGTCAACACACGAAGATGACGTTTCTCGATATATTCGCTATAAATTTCAAAAGTATGGGAAATCGACTCTGCAATTCAATGTTAAAAAAGACCTGCATGCGCTAATGGTAAACGAATGA
- a CDS encoding VUT family protein — protein MRILLYLLAIIAANIITAAFPPLQLWLFLVPTGSFLIGATFVLRDLVQMRYGKKTTYLAIGTALVISACSSYLLGDPLAITFASAVSFIVSETTDTEIYSRLQRSLGTRVFWSGAIGGSLDSIVFVILGLSPLGAGFVPWEAVPLAIVGQLIVKILMQGLGAVVLSQTAAVRLQENAK, from the coding sequence ATGAGAATACTTTTGTATCTGCTCGCCATTATTGCGGCCAACATCATCACCGCCGCTTTTCCGCCGCTTCAGCTTTGGCTGTTTCTCGTGCCGACGGGTTCGTTTCTGATCGGCGCCACCTTTGTGCTGCGCGATCTGGTGCAGATGCGCTACGGCAAAAAGACGACCTATCTGGCGATCGGGACTGCTTTGGTCATCTCGGCGTGCAGCTCGTACCTGCTGGGCGATCCGCTGGCCATCACGTTTGCCTCTGCCGTTTCCTTTATTGTCTCGGAAACGACCGATACGGAAATCTACTCCCGCTTGCAGCGTTCGCTGGGCACGCGCGTCTTTTGGAGCGGTGCGATCGGCGGTTCGCTGGACAGCATCGTTTTCGTCATCCTGGGCCTCTCGCCGCTGGGGGCGGGATTCGTACCGTGGGAGGCGGTGCCGCTGGCGATTGTGGGTCAGCTGATCGTGAAGATACTCATGCAGGGGTTGGGAGCCGTCGTGCTGAGCCAAACGGCGGCCGTGCGGCTGCAGGAGAACGCAAAGTGA
- a CDS encoding ABC-three component system middle component 1, producing MKELLETIFAENRFHINYPPFLGDIHGFLASSADDTRMGFFLVLFEDETVNFDELDKRLHTYFVEIKRMEEGYDRRMDKNITLIISLKRRELSPNEVLNRKIFELEEDPYFFRKLVLPYTDAQVEVLKSHRNGRSITETLYSILNDKEQFLAFKKSPYEETAYHLTTLLFIKLPFLNFRSIGGKLEVLSDIITRRLSELGLESLRQSSLQLMQRLRELPGDSLVEKDKILNEWLEGKYHD from the coding sequence ATGAAAGAATTGCTCGAAACTATTTTTGCAGAAAACAGGTTTCATATCAACTATCCTCCCTTTCTTGGTGATATCCATGGATTCCTTGCGTCTAGTGCAGATGACACCCGTATGGGGTTCTTTCTCGTGTTGTTCGAGGACGAGACAGTAAACTTTGATGAGTTAGACAAGCGTCTTCACACCTATTTTGTAGAAATAAAGCGAATGGAAGAGGGCTACGACCGCCGAATGGATAAAAACATTACCTTGATTATAAGTTTGAAAAGACGAGAGTTGTCACCAAATGAGGTGCTTAATCGAAAAATTTTCGAATTGGAAGAAGATCCATATTTCTTTCGAAAGCTCGTACTTCCCTATACAGACGCGCAAGTAGAAGTCTTGAAAAGCCACCGTAATGGAAGATCAATTACTGAAACTTTATATTCAATTTTAAATGATAAAGAGCAGTTTTTAGCATTCAAAAAATCTCCATATGAAGAAACTGCTTATCACTTGACGACACTTTTGTTTATCAAGCTTCCGTTTTTAAATTTTCGAAGTATTGGAGGAAAGCTTGAAGTGCTGTCTGATATAATCACGCGACGCTTGAGTGAATTAGGTTTAGAATCACTTAGACAAAGTTCGTTACAGCTAATGCAGCGCTTGCGAGAATTGCCTGGTGATAGTTTAGTGGAAAAAGACAAAATTCTTAACGAATGGCTGGAGGGTAAATATCATGATTAA
- a CDS encoding ABC-three component system protein: MNKTLPPESRSSSLIEQERMMTHDATSSWNGYSHQGKAALYTVLAIINDQDWTEQTASEYELELEYMEDFTILHKGEPIAIHQVKTYNSTSPSLYQDAIWTLLGKTAMTPTIKKAYLHTTEKLTSKAELLERLKKPKRSQSKNAYYYYNYVKKKNCYQEVSKKFELYEYEQGQHYCPLDKIHTSVIGQIRKYCDKRGIKRSEGHFERAFYFLLAQLDKHIAKRHHALQEGTITERMRRIPFLAILEPLNQNFEEATKEYYIFRLREEFTSVCEQFLYKYQDEKDSAAYQRVEMFIRDIHSLDDQTFIKLCKKWTPHIRANEINLETFRGLIPSNGVRDPLLKSIFVFRAPIQDKSVFLKRNETGQNIVYLPTTINEKPTSVLDDDLLDDKEVGRIAKDILQNSDVDDLHEVDVIISSHIPMDSIWEAASKFTSHLDEPKNAEDSNRDYEKFMKIKKIRMTPFKDARRELE; the protein is encoded by the coding sequence GTGAACAAAACCTTACCGCCGGAGTCTAGATCTTCTTCATTAATAGAACAGGAAAGAATGATGACCCACGACGCGACTAGTAGTTGGAACGGCTATAGTCATCAAGGAAAAGCGGCATTGTATACGGTGTTAGCCATAATCAACGATCAAGATTGGACAGAACAAACTGCTTCTGAATACGAACTCGAACTCGAATATATGGAGGACTTCACTATTCTCCATAAAGGTGAGCCCATTGCCATACATCAGGTGAAAACTTACAATTCAACTTCCCCTAGCTTGTATCAGGATGCAATTTGGACTCTACTTGGCAAAACAGCAATGACACCAACAATTAAAAAAGCTTATTTACATACAACCGAGAAGTTAACGTCAAAGGCTGAACTACTAGAACGGTTGAAAAAACCTAAGCGTTCTCAGTCAAAAAACGCTTACTATTACTATAATTATGTAAAGAAAAAAAACTGCTATCAGGAAGTGTCGAAGAAATTTGAACTCTACGAATACGAACAAGGACAACACTACTGCCCGCTCGATAAAATACATACTTCCGTTATAGGACAAATTCGTAAGTACTGTGATAAACGTGGAATTAAAAGAAGTGAGGGGCACTTTGAACGAGCTTTTTATTTCTTGTTAGCTCAGCTTGATAAGCATATCGCAAAACGGCATCACGCATTACAAGAAGGAACCATTACCGAAAGGATGCGTCGCATTCCTTTTTTGGCAATATTGGAACCACTCAATCAAAACTTTGAGGAGGCCACCAAAGAATACTACATCTTCCGTTTAAGAGAAGAGTTTACGTCGGTCTGCGAGCAATTCTTATACAAATATCAAGATGAAAAGGATTCCGCAGCTTATCAACGCGTTGAAATGTTTATTCGTGATATTCACTCACTTGATGATCAAACATTTATTAAACTTTGTAAGAAATGGACCCCGCATATCCGAGCAAACGAAATAAATTTGGAAACATTCCGTGGACTAATTCCATCCAATGGAGTACGCGATCCACTCTTAAAATCGATTTTCGTATTTCGTGCACCAATTCAGGATAAATCAGTGTTCTTGAAACGCAATGAGACTGGTCAGAACATAGTATACTTACCGACAACTATAAATGAGAAACCAACTTCTGTTTTGGATGATGACCTATTAGATGACAAAGAAGTGGGGCGCATCGCAAAAGACATTTTACAAAATTCCGACGTTGACGATTTACACGAAGTCGATGTAATAATTTCTTCACACATTCCAATGGATAGCATCTGGGAAGCAGCTTCAAAATTTACCAGTCACCTTGACGAACCCAAAAATGCAGAAGACAGTAATAGAGATTACGAGAAATTTATGAAAATTAAGAAAATAAGAATGACTCCATTCAAGGACGCTAGGAGGGAACTTGAGTAA
- a CDS encoding globin-coupled sensor protein — protein MIRLPFAKRSGSSQTEAERSTDLRREASREPITFDLQKDSEIAKQLALIGLGKPEIQLARRILPLVEPHLDEIVDFFYQQVLTIDKLRAIIDEHSTIERLKQTLRAHLLEMFSGKLDEQFLQKRAKVAQIHLHIGLQPKWYLGSFENLQEALLRVLHEQIADKEELYQLSIVVLKILNFEQQIVLEIYEKEFNRQREEQYRLQQELQTQIASLSDELAALTEQTSAAVDELVANSSEVNHIVQVSTQKAKQTHALATAGRERVAELEQRITSIYQKMANMEAAVKQLQASSEQIKQVVHMVKEIADQTNLLALNSAIEAARAGEHGRGFAVVSAEVRKLSEQTKDSVKQISELIAQTSQFTADVVKSILTVQENVRLAQDESVAARETFDHISASMAESITVIEGAEVQVNELVRVIEEIGNSTQEVSRSAETLNQTARAI, from the coding sequence ATGATACGACTTCCTTTTGCCAAACGATCCGGATCATCCCAAACAGAAGCGGAGCGGAGCACTGATTTGCGCCGGGAAGCCAGCCGCGAACCGATCACCTTTGATCTGCAAAAAGACAGCGAAATCGCCAAACAGCTCGCCCTGATCGGCCTGGGCAAACCGGAAATCCAGCTCGCCCGGCGCATTCTGCCATTGGTCGAACCTCATTTGGACGAAATTGTCGATTTTTTCTATCAACAGGTGCTGACCATCGACAAACTTCGCGCCATCATCGACGAACATTCGACCATCGAGCGGTTAAAGCAGACGCTGCGCGCGCATCTGCTGGAGATGTTCTCCGGAAAATTGGACGAACAATTTTTGCAGAAGCGGGCCAAGGTGGCACAGATCCATCTGCACATCGGCCTGCAGCCCAAGTGGTACCTGGGTTCCTTTGAAAACTTGCAGGAGGCTCTGCTCCGCGTACTGCACGAACAGATCGCCGACAAAGAGGAACTCTATCAGCTATCGATCGTAGTCTTGAAAATTCTTAACTTTGAACAGCAGATCGTCCTGGAGATCTACGAGAAGGAGTTCAACCGCCAGCGGGAGGAACAGTACCGGCTGCAGCAGGAACTGCAGACGCAGATTGCCTCGTTAAGCGACGAACTGGCCGCCCTGACCGAACAGACCAGCGCGGCGGTGGATGAACTGGTGGCAAACAGCAGCGAAGTCAACCACATCGTGCAAGTGAGCACGCAAAAGGCAAAACAGACGCATGCGCTCGCCACGGCAGGCCGTGAGCGAGTGGCAGAGCTGGAGCAGCGGATCACCTCCATTTATCAGAAAATGGCGAATATGGAAGCGGCCGTGAAACAACTGCAAGCATCCTCGGAACAGATCAAACAGGTCGTGCACATGGTCAAGGAGATCGCCGATCAGACAAACCTGCTGGCGCTCAATTCGGCCATCGAAGCGGCCCGCGCCGGAGAACACGGACGAGGCTTCGCCGTCGTCTCCGCCGAGGTCCGCAAACTATCGGAACAAACGAAAGACTCAGTGAAACAAATCAGCGAGCTGATCGCGCAAACCTCACAATTTACCGCAGACGTGGTAAAATCGATCCTCACGGTACAGGAGAACGTTCGCCTGGCCCAGGACGAATCGGTCGCGGCCCGTGAAACGTTTGACCACATCTCCGCCTCGATGGCCGAAAGCATCACGGTGATCGAAGGAGCGGAGGTTCAGGTGAACGAACTGGTCAGGGTAATCGAAGAGATCGGCAACTCCACGCAGGAAGTATCGCGATCTGCGGAGACGCTGAACCAAACGGCCCGCGCCATCTAG
- a CDS encoding zinc-dependent alcohol dehydrogenase family protein, whose product MKAQVIHSFGDPSVFQTAELPKPEVIPGHVLIRVAASSVNPVDTKIRKGLLAGIAPELPAVLHGDVAGVVEEVGDGVTGFQPGDEVYACAGGIKGTAGGALADYMLADAALVAHKPQQLSMQEAAALPLVAITAWEGLIQRAAVKPGQHVLVHGATGGVGHIALQLAKWAGATVSVTASSEDKLAVARDLGADHLINYREQSVAEYVERLTDGEGFDLVFDTVGGENLDRSFQAAKRNGSVVTIAARSTHDLSPLHSKGLSLHVVFMLIPLLYGSHREQHGHILRSVAQIVDDGKLRPLLDLRSFTFAEAAEAHRHLESGQAIGKVTLINERF is encoded by the coding sequence GTGAAAGCTCAGGTGATTCATTCCTTTGGCGATCCGTCCGTCTTTCAGACAGCGGAACTGCCCAAGCCGGAAGTGATTCCCGGTCATGTCCTGATTCGCGTCGCAGCCAGCAGTGTCAACCCGGTGGATACGAAGATCCGCAAGGGGCTGCTCGCGGGGATAGCGCCGGAGCTGCCTGCCGTGCTGCACGGCGACGTAGCCGGAGTCGTGGAAGAGGTAGGCGACGGGGTCACAGGTTTCCAACCCGGTGATGAAGTGTACGCTTGCGCGGGCGGAATCAAGGGAACGGCGGGCGGGGCGCTGGCTGACTACATGCTGGCGGACGCCGCTCTCGTCGCCCACAAACCGCAGCAGCTCTCGATGCAGGAAGCGGCAGCCCTGCCGCTTGTTGCGATTACCGCCTGGGAAGGGCTGATCCAGCGGGCCGCCGTCAAGCCCGGTCAGCACGTACTCGTCCATGGCGCAACGGGCGGTGTCGGTCATATTGCGCTGCAGCTGGCCAAATGGGCCGGGGCGACCGTCTCGGTCACCGCTTCTTCCGAAGATAAGCTGGCCGTGGCCCGCGATCTCGGCGCCGATCATCTGATCAACTACCGCGAGCAAAGCGTGGCGGAGTACGTGGAGCGCCTGACGGACGGCGAGGGATTCGATCTGGTTTTTGATACCGTCGGCGGGGAGAACCTGGACCGCTCGTTTCAAGCGGCCAAACGGAACGGCAGCGTGGTGACGATCGCGGCCAGATCGACGCACGACCTCAGCCCGCTGCACAGCAAAGGACTTTCTCTGCACGTCGTGTTTATGCTGATCCCTCTCCTGTACGGGAGCCATCGCGAGCAGCACGGGCACATCCTGCGCAGCGTGGCGCAAATCGTCGATGACGGAAAGCTGCGGCCGCTGCTTGACCTGCGCTCCTTCACCTTTGCGGAAGCGGCCGAGGCGCACCGCCACCTGGAATCGGGGCAGGCGATTGGCAAAGTGACGCTGATCAACGAACGTTTTTAA